The genomic DNA ATTCGCCTACAAGGTGCAGCCTCGGAACTGGCTTCTGTTCGCCTGCCACGCCACAAACGAAGTAGCCCAGCTCATCCAGGGCGGACGGCTGCTCCGGCACGAGTAAGTAGACCCCACTGACCCTTTGTGTTCTGAGGAGCTGGGGCGGGGCGTGACTGTGTGTGGCTGGGGAGACTCG from Eschrichtius robustus isolate mEscRob2 chromosome 9, mEscRob2.pri, whole genome shotgun sequence includes the following:
- the MPC1 gene encoding mitochondrial pyruvate carrier 1 isoform X1, yielding MKKSPEIISGRMTFALCCYSLTFMRFAYKVQPRNWLLFACHATNEVAQLIQGGRLLRHEMSKKASA